A segment of the Conexibacter woesei Iso977N genome:
CAGATGAGGTCCCAGTGCAGCGCCGAGATGTTGGTGCCCTTGGTCTCGGGGTAGGAGCGGCCGAGGGCGAGGTGGACCGTCCCGCCGAGCTTCTCGTCGAACAGGATCGCGCCGATCGGCTGAGTGATCCCGTAGTTGGTGCCGATGCCGAGCTCGCCGAGGTACCTGGCGCCCTCGTCGGTCTGCAGCGCGCGCTGGAGGTACTCCTCGCCGCGCGACGCGGTCGCCTTGATGACGGCGCCGTCGCGGAACTCCAGCTCGACGTCGCGGACGTCCACGCCGGAGGGGCTCGACGGGATCGTGAAGCGGATCCTCCCGTTGGCCGAGCGCTCCTGCGGGCCGGTGAAGACCTCGCCGGACGGCATGTTGCGCTTGCCGTCGGAGTTCACCCAGACCCGCTTGGACACGTCCAGCGAGATGTCCGTCCCGTCGGCCTCGATCCTGATGGTCCTGGCCTTCGACACGCGCTCGATCAGCGCGGCCTGGAACTGGCGCAGCTCGGTCCAGCCGCCGACGGGATCCGGGCGGTCGAGGAACAGGGCGCCCGCGACGAACCTCGCGAACTCGCCGAGCTCCATGCCCGCCAGCGCCGCGTTGGCGGGCGTCGGCCACAGCGTGCCGCACCAGCGCTTCCTGAGCATCTGCTCGCGCACGTCGCTGCGCCCGCGGGCGGCGCGCGTCATCAGCGCCGGGTCGATGCCGATCAGCGCGCGCGTGTCGTCCGGCGCCTGGATGCCGACGGTCGCGTGGATCCGCCTCGCCTCCTCGTAGGCCAACGGCGGGTAGGTGTCGAGTTGATGTTCGCGCGCGTGCCGGTAGAACGCCGCCGCCTCGCCGGGCAGCTCGACGCGCAGGAAGCACCAGGCGTCGCGCTCCAGGATCGCGCGCTGCAACTCCAGCAACAACGGGGCGGCGAGCGTGGTGCTGCGCACCAGGACCTGCTGGGCGGGCTGGACGTCGAGGCAGTAGCCGGTGATGAGGTCGGCGAACGCCGCCGGGTCGAGGTGCTCGGTGACCTCGGCGAAGTTGTAGGGGTCGGTCACGCCGATGCTCATGCCCACGCCTCCTCGAGCGCGCGGATCGCCGCGGCCTCGTCGCCGCCGCCGATCCGGGCGACCGCCCGGACCAGGCGGTCCTGGGGTTCTGGTCGCGCGCCCTCGCCCATGACGCCGATCCGCCACGCCCGGCCCGCGAACGGGCCGAGCCCGCCGCTGACCTCGATCCCGTGGTCCTTCAGCAGCGCGCCGCGCGCGGCGGCGTCGTCCAGGCCCTCCGGGATCTGCAGCGCGAGCAAGGACGACAACTGCTCGCCGTCCGGCGCGAAGCGCTCGAAGCCCAGGACGCCGAGCGCCTCGCGCAGTGCCTCGTGGGCGACCGCGTGGCGTTCCCAGCGTTGTTGTAGTCCTTCTTCCTCCACGATCCGCAGCCCCTCGTGCAGCGCGTAGATCATGTTGATCGGCGCGGTGTGGTGGTAGGCGCGCGGGCCGTCGGCGAACCAGTAGTCGACCATCGCCTGCAGGTCGAAGTACCAGGACCGCTTCTGCAGCCGGTCCAGCGCGCGGTCGCCGACCGTGAACGGCGCGAGGCCCGGCGGGACGTTGAGGCACTTCTGGGTGCCGCTGAACGCCGCGTCGACCCCGGCTGCGTCGAGGTCCAGCGGATGGCCGGCCAGCGACGTGACGCAGTCGACGAGCAGCAGCGCGTCGGCCGCGCGCGCGGCGTCGGCCAGGCCGTCGAGCGGCTGCGCGACGCCGGTCGACGTCTCGCCGTGGACGACGAACACCGCCCGCGTCGAGCCGGCGCCGATCTCGGCGATCAGCCGCTCGGTCTCGATCGCGCGGCCCCACTCCTGCTCGACCCGGACCACGTCGGCGCCCGCCCTTCCGAGCGCGTCGGCCATGCGGCCGCCGAAGGCGCCGTGCACGCCGCAGACGACTCGGTCCCCCGGAGCGATCAGCGTGTCCACCATCGCCTGCATCCCGCCGGAGCCCGTGGCGCTCAACGGGAACGTGACCTTGTTGGTGGTCTTCATCACCGCCCGCAAGCGCGCGGCGAGATCGTCCTGCAGGGCGCCGAACGCGGGGTCCAGATGCCCCACGGTCGGGTGGCTCAGGGCCTTCAGGATCCGGTAGGGCACCGGCGAGGGGCCGGAACCGAGCAGCAGGCGAGCGGGAACCTCTTCGACGGTCGGCACGGGCCGGACGTTACCCGTCCGGCCCGTATCGCACGACCTACTGGTTGGCCGCCTTGGCCTTGACCTTCGGTCCGAGCGTCACGCTGACCTTGGTCCCGGAGGCGAGCCTGGCACCGCTCCTGCGCGACTGCTTCCGGATCACGAGGCCCTTGGTCTTCTTGTACTTCTTGGGCGTCGTGACCGTGCCGAGCCTGCAGTGCGCGGCGGCAAGCTTGCGCCTGGCGGCGGCTGTGGTGAGACCCGCGAGCGACGGCACCTTGCAGGTGACCGCGGCGGGCCTGGCCGGCGGTGCCGGCTTGGGCGTCACCGGCGCCGGGCTCGGCGCGGGCGCCGGGCTCGTCGCCGTGGTCGTCGTCGTGACGGGCGTCTGCGTCGTCGTGGTCGTCGTGCCCGTCCCCGGGTCCGCGTCGCCGGTGCTCGGCGGCGGCGGGGCCTGCGCGACCACCACGGTCCGCGTCTCGGTCGCCGGGTCGGTGTTGCCCGAGGCGTCGATCCCCGTCGCGGTCACCGTGTAGGTCCCGCCCGCCGCGTAGGTGTGCGAGACCGCGTCGCCGTCGGCGGTGTGGCCGTCGCCGAAGTCCCAGCGGACCGTGCCCCAGCTGAGCGCGTCGGACGCCGTGCCCGAGAACGCCAGCGGCGTGCCGCTCGTGCCCGTGGCCGGGACCGTGACGCTGCCCAGCTGCGGGGCGCCGAGGTCGTAGTAGGACAGCGAGACGCTCGAGGAGCTGCCTGGCCAGAACATCGCCATGTCGCCGGCCGCGTCGATCCCGCCGACGGCGCCCGGCATGTTGACCCCGGACGAGTAGCCGCCGGTCGTGACCAGCGTCGCGGGCTCGAAGGTCCCGTCCGCGTCGCGCTTGGCCACGTAGAGCCCGTCGGTGGCGAGCATGAACACCGCGCCGCTGCCGTCGGGCCGGAGCACCGTCCGGCTGCGGCTGTTGGGGCTCGGGCCGAGCGTCGTGACCGCGCCCACGGGCGTGCCGGCGAGCGTGACCGCCCGCGCGGCGTACCTGCCGATGAAGCCCGGGCTCCACGAGACGACCGCCGTCCCGTCGCCGGCCATCGCGACGCTCGGGTACGCCGTGTCGTCGCCGGGGGCCGAGACGGCCACCGGGGTGCCGAACGCGCCGCCGGCCGGCATCGTCGCGACCCGGATCTCGCCATGGTTGCCGGCGGATCCGGTGTAGGCGACGGCGACGTCGCCGGCCGCGTCGATCGCGGTCGACGGCTCGAAGTCGGGGACACCGTCGTGCACGTCGGCCGGCGTGCCGAACACGCCGCCCGCGGGCCGGACCGATGCGCGGAGCGCGCTCTGCGCGGGATCCGTGGCGACTTCGCTCCATCCGACGACGGCGTCGCCGGCCCCGTTCATCGAGACGCTGAACGCCAGCGACCAACCCGCCGTCACCGTGCCCGTCGTCCCGAGCGTCCCGCTGGTCCCGATCAGTCCCCAGTGCATGGTCCACGGCGACGACGTCCCCGTCTTCCAGGCGACGGCGACCTCGCCCGCGTCATCGATCCCGATGCGGACGTTGCCGGTGTCGTTCATCCCGTCCTGGTAGGTCGTCGACGAGATGTCGACGGGCGCGCGGAAGGTGCTGCTGCCCGCGGGCCGGACCGCGACGTGCGCCTCGTCGTTGTCGGCGCCGACCCACGCGACCGCGATCGCGCCGGTGTCGCTGAGCGCCACCTGCGGGTCTCCGGCTCGCGTCGTGTCGGAACCGACGACCGTGGTCGTCTCCGGGCCGCCGGCCGGGCGCTCGTAGAGCACCACGTCGCGCTGGTCGGCCGAGATGGTCACCGCGGCCACGTCGCCGTCGGCGTTCATCGTGGCGCTCGATCGATAGGCGGTCACCGCGGACGGGAACAGCGCATGCGGCGCGCTCCACGTCGTCGCCCCTGCGGATGCTGCGAGCGCAAGTGCTAGCGCGGCGGTCGTTGCGACCACCGCGAAAGAACGGATCTTCCTCACCAGTTTCCCCTGACTTTCCTTGTCGGACCGGCGGCGCATGGTAGCGGCGGCGTGCCAGTTCTGGCACGCCGGTGTCAGAGGAACGATGGGCGCGGTGCTAGCGCCTGCGGTGCTTGGGCTTCGGCTTCACGCCGAGCGTCACGTGGACCTTGGTCCCGGAGGCGATCCGGGTGCCGCTCCTGCGTGACTGGGCCCGGATCACGAGGCCCGTGCGGTGCCGGTAGCGCTTCGGCGTCGTGACCCTCCCGAGTGTGCAGTGCGCGCTGCGCAGGCGCGCGGCGGCGCGGGTCCGGGTCAAGTTGATGATGTTGGGAACCGCGCAGCGCCTGGCCGCCGGCGTCGCGGCCGACGCCGCGGCGGCGGTCCGGAGCGGCGTCGCCGGTGACACCGGCGCGGCGGCCACGCTCGGCGCGGGATCGCTCGGCGGCGCCGCGCCCGGGTCGCCGTCCCACGTGCGCCAGCGCTCGGCGCCGTCCTGCCCGGCCCAGGCCCCGAGCGCGTCGCCCTGCGCGTCGAAGGCGACCGACGCATTGCCCTGCGCGGCCTGCCCGTCGGCCGTCGCCAGCGCCGGGTCGACGAACGCGAACGCCGCCGCGCCGCGCGGCCGGATCGACGTCCACACGCTGCTGCCGTCGTAGAACGACAGGATCCCGGTGCCGTCGGGCCCGAGCGCGACGTCGATCGCCCGTGCCGAGAGCATCGCCACCTGGCCCGGCGCGCCGAACGTCCCGCCCGCGGTCCCGAGCGCCGCCATCGGCAGCTGCCGCGAGTCGTCCTCCACGTAGCCCACCGCCATCTCGCGCCCGCCCGCGCCACCGACCGCGACGTGCGGCAGCGCGTCGTCGAGCGCCGCGTTGGAGACGTCCTGCTCGCTCGTCCAAGCGCCGCCGGCCCCGGCGCGCGACGACCCGCGGATCACGCCGTCGCCCTCCGGGTCGCTGTCGGCGCGCCACGCGAGCGCCGCGCTGCCGTCCGGCCCGACCGCGACCGACGGCGGCTCGAGGTGGTGGTTGGGCGACGACACCGTGACCGGTGCGCCGAACGTCCCGCCCGCCGGGCGCGAGATCGCGCGCACGACGAACGCCGGGTCGCCGCCGTAGGGGCCGACGTTCTCCGGCCAGGCGATCACCGTGTCCCCGCGTGCGTCGGACGCCATCTGCGCCTGCCCGAGGATCCAGGCGCCCGCGTCGGTGGACCCGATCGGCCCGAACGTGCTCGCGCCCGCCGCGCGCACCGCCCAGTGGACCTCGATGTGGCTGCCGTTGTTGGCCATCCACGTGACGACC
Coding sequences within it:
- a CDS encoding aminopeptidase encodes the protein MSIGVTDPYNFAEVTEHLDPAAFADLITGYCLDVQPAQQVLVRSTTLAAPLLLELQRAILERDAWCFLRVELPGEAAAFYRHAREHQLDTYPPLAYEEARRIHATVGIQAPDDTRALIGIDPALMTRAARGRSDVREQMLRKRWCGTLWPTPANAALAGMELGEFARFVAGALFLDRPDPVGGWTELRQFQAALIERVSKARTIRIEADGTDISLDVSKRVWVNSDGKRNMPSGEVFTGPQERSANGRIRFTIPSSPSGVDVRDVELEFRDGAVIKATASRGEEYLQRALQTDEGARYLGELGIGTNYGITQPIGAILFDEKLGGTVHLALGRSYPETKGTNISALHWDLICDLRPGGRILADGVPIQENGHFTL
- a CDS encoding pyridoxal-phosphate-dependent aminotransferase family protein, with the translated sequence MPTVEEVPARLLLGSGPSPVPYRILKALSHPTVGHLDPAFGALQDDLAARLRAVMKTTNKVTFPLSATGSGGMQAMVDTLIAPGDRVVCGVHGAFGGRMADALGRAGADVVRVEQEWGRAIETERLIAEIGAGSTRAVFVVHGETSTGVAQPLDGLADAARAADALLLVDCVTSLAGHPLDLDAAGVDAAFSGTQKCLNVPPGLAPFTVGDRALDRLQKRSWYFDLQAMVDYWFADGPRAYHHTAPINMIYALHEGLRIVEEEGLQQRWERHAVAHEALREALGVLGFERFAPDGEQLSSLLALQIPEGLDDAAARGALLKDHGIEVSGGLGPFAGRAWRIGVMGEGARPEPQDRLVRAVARIGGGDEAAAIRALEEAWA
- a CDS encoding PKD domain-containing protein, with product MVATTAALALALAASAGATTWSAPHALFPSAVTAYRSSATMNADGDVAAVTISADQRDVVLYERPAGGPETTTVVGSDTTRAGDPQVALSDTGAIAVAWVGADNDEAHVAVRPAGSSTFRAPVDISSTTYQDGMNDTGNVRIGIDDAGEVAVAWKTGTSSPWTMHWGLIGTSGTLGTTGTVTAGWSLAFSVSMNGAGDAVVGWSEVATDPAQSALRASVRPAGGVFGTPADVHDGVPDFEPSTAIDAAGDVAVAYTGSAGNHGEIRVATMPAGGAFGTPVAVSAPGDDTAYPSVAMAGDGTAVVSWSPGFIGRYAARAVTLAGTPVGAVTTLGPSPNSRSRTVLRPDGSGAVFMLATDGLYVAKRDADGTFEPATLVTTGGYSSGVNMPGAVGGIDAAGDMAMFWPGSSSSVSLSYYDLGAPQLGSVTVPATGTSGTPLAFSGTASDALSWGTVRWDFGDGHTADGDAVSHTYAAGGTYTVTATGIDASGNTDPATETRTVVVAQAPPPPSTGDADPGTGTTTTTTQTPVTTTTTATSPAPAPSPAPVTPKPAPPARPAAVTCKVPSLAGLTTAAARRKLAAAHCRLGTVTTPKKYKKTKGLVIRKQSRRSGARLASGTKVSVTLGPKVKAKAANQ